Proteins encoded by one window of Xenopus tropicalis strain Nigerian chromosome 6, UCB_Xtro_10.0, whole genome shotgun sequence:
- the LOC116411644 gene encoding uncharacterized protein LOC116411644 — MLESNLSKYRHLEGAHLIADEGSTMDGYAVLLFKVSDPLNSEVGPYAVFPAGDLSVGCPLVYPQAVVAPWKVEAPSPDAGYTSRKRRLLPSLPCNVQHTVKQEPLVTETSEAKDVSISEHPLTDTITQMTEALAQGLQLSHYKKLKTFSGTEPVPTGEEGFETWKESALQALDEWACSEQTKRQRIMEHVRPPAASIVLNFKASHKDYNAMDIIDILTSAYGKHEDPDQLLADFKQMRQKSSEDVSAFTLRLENMLRNLLSKKVITAEEVDTLRLKQLLKGMSPFFPMYSTLQILLRDKRDTGFIDLMKVIKQEEATLRFAGTSRVPKQNPALPTSKDIKLTGKGVPSITPIRKRFPSEWHKGVPATTPTSCFGCGQEGHFVKDCPEKFSPNAVQTMSCGKPSSYPNKVTKPSATKDRNMVGPKSLVDILLDGQPVQALFDTGSQVTIIHYSYYLQHLSHKPLQPARGLELWGLNQQAYPIHGLLQVTITMPRCHGTLPLSQEVDAVVCPDTGNPNAAPIILGTNVSEVRTTLNPSVTVTKAPRYSDHGPEVVCNTFTVTYKYGLLRHVAGQTVEIPPGSIRTVRALTDVKPEMMKGYRCVLVESPSEAVVQNGWKVVPEKKEWGKKIPLVAQVTVQNISPYAVVIRPKQELAYCYPVHEVSDLAEVQSTPVSASVSNLAFDFGDSPVSEEWKQRLSNGLLERRQVFSTDEMDVGCAKSTQHTIRLSDSTPFRERPRRVPPKDREDLQRTLQEMKRRGIIADSRSPYASPIVIVRKKDGSIRLCVDYRTLNRRTVPDQYTLPRIEETLEALNGSKWFTVMDLRSGYYQVPMASEDQEKTAFICPLGFYQFTRMPQGICGAPATFQRLMEKMLGDLSPRECLVYLDDIIVFGTTLEEHEQRLMNVIDRLIAEGLKLSIDKCKFCRSSVTYVGHVVSTEGIGTDPAKIEAVVTWPKPQNVTELRSFLGFCGYYRRFVEGYSRVAHPLNELLRLSNVHGEGTKRDAKAPFGDKWTSACEEAFVQLKKRLTEAPVLAYADAHRPYVLHVDASYEGLGGVLHQRYPEGLRPVAYLSRSLAPSEKNYPVHKLEFLALKWAIVDKLHDFLYGVEFEVRTDNNPLTYILTTAKLDATGHRWLAALSNYSFTLKYKPGPRNIGADALSRRPGLPALEDDGEWEEIPSIGMKAYCATAAVVDDKVAFSELRVVDSVGGGPESVPPMYCCPISLVGGESKLISHKDMVQSQKTDPVIGHLWRAVNSRNPALLKKSLPGGYEFFQRDWGKFCVEQGLLYRLIPYHNHPGRRQLVLPLKFRNMVLRSLHDHHGHLGMEKTYGLVQDRFFWPKMRDAVASYCRKCLRCLQRKTLPVLAAPMGHLKSSEPMDLVCMDFLCIENDSRGIGNVLVVTDHYTRYAQAFPTKDQKASTVAKVLWEKFFIHYGLPSRLHSDQGRDFESRLIKELLQLLHIEKSRTTPYHPQGDALPERFNRTLLDMLGTLPVEDKKSWSKHVEAMVHAYNSTRHDSTGFSPYFLMFGREPRLPLDVQLGVSTDGVSHRDHFQYVSRLREGLTTAYRLAEENVSKLNANNKRRYDHKVKYRELLPGDKVLLRNLGVPGKHKLADRWRNELFDVVSKLPGIPVYKIKGPEGRVKAWHRNHLLPVSQASDVSTGIDIEEGQMEGTSDFPNATEIPPTVQQTPMDAQMPEPDEGGNDVTQSDSLPSEDWPIPVRDNLNPASPEFVPRSETNQRLLLSDGNPSNEDSARGLPPREVRWGARVRQPPPVLTYDTLGNPSYVPHAGLYHAWVGAVSNLVNMLPVFAPPGLYYY, encoded by the coding sequence ATGTTAGAGAGTAACCTGTCTAAATACAGACATTTGGAGGGTGCACATCTGATAGCAGATGAGGGATCAACCATGGACGGTTATGCAGTCCTGCTTTTCAAAGTGAGTGATCCACTAAATTCAGAAGTGGGGCCATATGCTGTGTTCCCTGCGGGTGATTTATCGGTAGGGTGCCCCCTGGTGTACCCCCAGGCTGTTGTTGCCCCCTGGAAAGTTGAAGCACCCAGTCCAGATGCAGGCTACACCAGTAGAAAAAGGAGGCTGCTGCCGTCACTACCCTGCAATGTGCAGCACACAGTAAAGCAAGAACCGCTTGTAACTGAGACCAGTGAAGCTAAGGATGTCAGCATTTCAGAGCATCCCTTGACTGACACAATAACCCAAATGACAGAGGCATTGGCTCAGGGCTTGCAGCTGAGCCACTATAAAAAGCTAAAGACATTTTCAGGCACAGAGCCAGTTCCTACAGGGGAAGAGGGGTTTGAGACATGGAAGGAATCTGCACTACAAGCGTTAGATGAGTGGGCCTGCTCAGAACAAACCAAGAGGCAGCGAATTATGGAGCATGTCCGTCCCCCTGCAGCTAGTATTGTGTTAAATTTTAAAGCCAGTCACAAAGATTACAATGCTATGGACATAATTGATATCCTCACTTCAGCATATGGGAAGCATGAGGACCCTGACCAGTTATTGGCTGACTTTAAACAGATGAGACAGAAGTCTTCTGAGGATGTATCTGCCTTCACCCTCCGTCTAGAGAATATGCTGCGGAAtctcttgtcaaaaaaagtgattACAGCAGAGGAAGTAGATACACTACGTCTAAAACAATTACTAAAGGGGATGTCCCCATTCTTCCCCATGTATTCCACGTTGCAGATACTCCTGAGGGATAAAAGGGATACCGGCTTTATTGACCTGATGAAAGTGATTAAGcaagaggaggcaaccctacgCTTTGCTGGTACCTCGCGGGTACCAAAGCAGAACCCCGCTTTACCTACCTCGAAGGATATTAAGCTAACTGGAAAGGGTGTACCATCAATAACCCCAATCCGGAAAAGGTTCCCATCAGAGTGGCATAAGGGGGTACCTGCCACTACCCCTACCAGTTGTTTCGGGTGTGGCCAGGAGGGGCATTTTGTTAAAGACTGTCCTGAGAAATTTTCCCCTAATGCAGTGCAGACAATGTCATGTGGGAAGCCAAGTAGCTACCCCAACAAGGTTACAAAACCCTCTGCGACAAAGGACAGAAACATGGTGGGCCCTAAGTCCTTGGTAGACATCCTGTTAGATGGGCAGCCAGTACAAGCTTTGTTTGATACCGGATCACAGGTCACAATAATCCACTATAGTTATTACCTGCAACATCTATCCCACAAACCTTTACAGCCCGCTAGAGGTTTAGAATTGtgggggctgaatcagcaggcctACCCCATACATGGATTGCTACAAGTGACTATAACCATGCCGAGGTGCCATGGTACACTGCCTCTGTCCCAGGAAGTTGATGCTGTGGTCTGCCCAGATACAGGAAACCCTAACGCTGCTCCCatcattctgggaacaaatgttAGTGAGGTACGGACTACCCTAAACCCTTCAGTCACTGTGACAAAAGCCCCTAGGTATTCTGACCATGGTCCAGAGGTTGTCTGCAACACCTTCACAGTTACTTACAAGTATGGGTTGTTACGCCATGTTGCTGGGCAAACTGTTGAGATTCCTCCGGGGTCCATTAGGACTGTGAGAGCACTAACTGATGTAAAACCTGAGATGATGAAAGGCTATAGATGTGTGCTGGTTGAAAGCCCCTCCGAGGCAGTGGTCCAGAATGGGTGGAAAGTTGTCCCAGAGAAGAAAGAGTGGGGCAAGAAAATACCTCTAGTTGCTCAAGTAACTGTTCAAAATATCTCTCCATATGCTGTAGTAATCCGGCCTAAACAGGAGTTGGCGTATTGCTACCCCGTTCATGAGGTTTCTGACCTTGCTGAGGTTCAGTCCACCCCAGTATCTGCTTCTGTATCAAACTTGGCATTTGATTTTGGGGATTCCCCTGTTTCTGAGGAGTGGAAGCAGAGGCTGAGTAACGGTTTACTAGAACGCAGACAAGTCTTTTCAACAGACGAAATGGATGTAGGGTGTGCTAAAAGTACccagcacactatccgcttatccGACTCCACTCCATTTAGGGAGCGGCCTAGGAGAGTCCCTCCCAAGGACCGGGAGGATCTCCAGCGCACCTTACAGGAAATGAAAAGGCGAGGAATTATTGCTGACAGTCGGAGCCCCTATGCTTCCCCTATAGTCATCGTGAGGAAAAAGGATGGCTCAATCCGGTTGTGCGTGGATTATCGTACTTTAAATAGACGCACTGTACCTGACCAGTACACTCTACCTCGAATTGAGGAGACTCTGGAAGCCCTTAATGGTAGCAAATGGTTCACTGTAATGGACTTACGCTCTGGCTATTACCAGGTACCTATGGCATCTGAGGATCAGGAAAAGACTGCATTTATATGCCCCTTGGGTTTTTACCAGTTCACAAGGATGCCCCAAGGTATTTGTGGGGCCCCAGCTACCTTTCAGAGACTTATGGAGAAGATGttgggggacctgtcaccccgagAGTGCCTGGTGTATCTGGATGATATCATTGTGTTTGGGACTACCCTAGAGGAGCATGAGCAGCGTCTGATGAATGTGATTGACCGATTAATAGCAGAAGGACTAAAACTGTCAATCGACAAATGTAAGTTTTGCCGCTCCTCAGTAACCTATGTAGGCCATGTGGTCTCTACAGAAGGAATAGGAACTGACCCGGCCAAGATTGAAGCGGTGGTAACCTGGCCCAAACCCCAAAATGTCACTGAGCTGAGATCATTTCTCGGGTTTTGTGGTTACTACAGGCGATTTGTAGAGGGGTATTCAAGAGTGGCCCACCCATTAAATGAATTGTTGAGGCTTTCTAATGTGCATGGTGAAGGGACAAAAAGAGATGCTAAAGCCCCTTTTGGTGATAAGTGGACTTCAGCCTGTGAAGAGGCCTTTGTTCAGTTAAAGAAAAGGCTGACAGAAGCCCCTGTATTGGCTTATGCAGATGCTCACAGACCATATGTCCTCCATGTTGATGCCAGTTATGAAGGGTTGGGAGGTGTCCTACACCAGAGGTACCCAGAAGGGCTGCGGCCAGTGGCCTATCTTAGTAGGAGTCTGGCACCCAGTGAAAAGAATTATCCTGTGCATAAACTGGAATTCCTGGCTCTTAAGTGGGCCATTGTGGACAAGTTGCATGACTTCTTATATGGAGTAGAGTTTGAAGTACGAACAGATAATAACCCTCTCACATATATTTTGACTACTGCTAAACTTGATGCCACAGGGCACCGTTGGTTAGCTGCACTGTCAAACTACTCTTTCACCCTCAAGTACAAACCAGGGCCTAGGAATATAGGAGCGGATGCTCTCTCTAGACGACCGGGTCTGCCTgccctggaggatgatggggagtGGGAAGAGATACCCAGCATCGGTATGAAGGCCTACTGTGCTACAGCTGCTGTAGTGGATGACAAAGTGGCTTTTTCTGAGTTGAGGGTCGTAGATTCTGTTGGTGGAGGGCCGGAATCTGTACCACCTATGTACTGCTGTCCCATTTCTCTAGTAGGGGGAGAATCCAAGTTAATCAGTCACAAGGACatggttcaaagccagaaaactgATCCTGTGATAGGGCACCTGTGGAGAGCGGTTAACAGCAGAAATCCTGCTTTGCTCAAGAAGAGTTTGCCAGGAGGGTATGAATTTTTCCAACGTGACTGGGGGAAGTTCTGTGTGGAACAAGGACTGTTATACCGGTTGATACCATATCATAATCACCCTGGGAGGCGGCAATTAGTGTTGCCCCTTAAATTCAGGAACATGGTGTTAAGGAGTCTGCATGATCACCATGGACATCTTGGAATGGAGAAGACTTACGGGCTGGTCCAAGACCGCTTTTTCTGGCCTAAAATGAGAGATGCAGTTGCAAGTTACTGCAGGAAGTGCCTAAGGTGTCTGCAAAGGAAGACACTTCCGGTCCTCGCTGCCCCCATGGGTCACCTTAAAAGTTCAGAGCCCATGGACTTGGTGTGCATGGACTTTCTTTGTATTGAGAATGATTCGAGGGGCATCGGTAATGTTCTGGTAGTCACCGATCACTATACCAGGTACGCCCAAGCTTTCCCCACCAAGGACCAAAAAGCCTCCACAGTCGCTAAAGTACTATGGGAGAAGTTTTTCATTCACTACGGGTTGCCAAGTAGATTACATTCTGATCAAGGCAGAGACTTTGAGAGCCGTCTTATTAAAGAGCTTTTGCAACTGTTACATATTGAAAAGAGCCGAACTACTCCCTATCACCCCcagggagatgcccttcctgagAGATTTAACCGGACATTGTTGGACATGCTAGGTACCCTGCCAGTGGAGGATAAAAAGAGCTGGAGCAAGCATGTGGAGGCTATGGTGCATGCTTATAACAGTACTCGGCATGATAGCACTGGTTTCTCTCCATACTTCTTGATGTTTGGGAGGGAGCCAAGGTTGCCCCTTGATGTCCAGCTGGGTGTATCTACAGATGGAGTGAGTCATCGGGACCACTTTCAGTACGTTTCCCGATTGAGGGAAGGCTTGACTACTGCCTATCGTTTGGCTGAAGAGAATGTTAGCAAGTTGAATGCCAATAACAAAAGGAGGTATGATCATAAAGTCAAGTACAGAGAGTTACTTCCAGGTGACAAAGTGTTACTAAGGAATTTAGGAGTGCCTGGGAAGCATAAGCTGGCTGACCGTTGGAGAAATGAACTATTCGATGTGGTGAGCAAGCTGCCTGGGATTCCGGTGTACAAGATAAAGGGACCAGAGGGTCGAGTAAAAGCCTGGCATAGAAATCACTTACTCCCTGTATCTCAAGCAAGTGATGTTTCTACAGGTATTGACATTGAGGAAGGTCAAATGGAGGGTACTTCTGACTTCCCCAACGCCACGGAAATCCCACCTACGGTTCAACAGACCCCTATGGATGCTCAAATGCCTGAACCTGATGAGGGTGGCAATGATGTAACTCAGAGTGACTCTCTTCCTTCTGAGGACTGGCCTATTCCTGTCAGGGATAATTTGAATCCTGCATCCCCGGAGTTTGTACCAAGGTCTGAGACAAACCAGAGGTTGTTGCTGAGTGATGGAAACCCTTCTAATGAGGATTCAGCTAGAGGACTCCCCCCGAGAGAGGTGAGATGGGGTGCACGAGTTCGGCAGCCCCCACCTGTACTGACTTATGATACACTGGGAAATCCTTCTTATGTACCACATGCTGGACTTTACCATGCCTGGGTAGGGGCAGTGTCCAATCTGGTAAATATGCTGCCGGTGTTTGCACCACCAGGACTATACTATTATTGA